In one Streptomyces sp. NBC_00597 genomic region, the following are encoded:
- a CDS encoding CAP domain-containing protein — protein sequence MNGHASLTRTALGLAVAAALSTALVPVAAAPATAVTCDAAAAARAPTSSNDTAARNALICLINAQRTQRGLPALTVNQALTTAAQQHSAAAVQLKWWGPGKDPHRNPQTGSTPESRIKAAGYCPNPRSWAVAEITYTGWGGSGTPKAAVNWWVNVSTYGHRQIVLDPSLREIGAWAQPGAADRAGAGASQAGTYVVTFGRCQQ from the coding sequence TTGAACGGGCACGCTTCGCTCACCCGAACCGCTCTGGGCCTCGCCGTGGCCGCAGCCCTGTCGACCGCGCTCGTACCCGTCGCGGCGGCGCCGGCAACGGCCGTCACCTGCGACGCCGCGGCCGCGGCCCGGGCCCCGACCAGCAGCAATGACACCGCCGCACGCAATGCGCTGATCTGCCTCATCAACGCCCAGCGCACGCAGCGCGGCCTGCCCGCCCTCACCGTGAACCAGGCCCTGACGACGGCGGCGCAGCAGCACTCCGCCGCCGCCGTGCAGCTGAAGTGGTGGGGACCGGGCAAGGACCCGCACCGCAACCCGCAGACCGGTTCGACCCCGGAGAGCCGCATCAAGGCCGCGGGCTACTGCCCGAACCCCAGGTCGTGGGCCGTCGCCGAGATCACGTACACGGGCTGGGGCGGCTCGGGGACCCCGAAGGCCGCCGTCAACTGGTGGGTGAACGTGAGCACGTACGGCCACCGCCAGATCGTCCTGGACCCGTCGCTGCGCGAGATCGGCGCCTGGGCCCAGCCGGGCGCGGCGGATCGCGCCGGAGCCGGGGCGAGCCAGGCCGGCACCTACGTGGTGACGTTCGGCCGCTGCCAGCAGTGA